The sequence below is a genomic window from Candidatus Brocadiia bacterium.
CAATAACAACTACCAGCTGGGCGACGGAACACTAACAGATCATAATACCCCGACACAGATTACCGGCACCAACTGGTCGACCGTATCGGCCGGCGGATGGCACACCGCGGCCATTATGGCCAACGGCACGCTCTGGTCCTGGGGCATTAACTCCTACGGGCAATTAGGCGATGGCTCAACTTTATTGAAAAATGTCCCAAACCAGGTTGCCGGCACCAACTGGGCCGCCGTGTCCACCGGCCTATTTCACACCGTGGCGCTCAAAACCGACGGCACGCTCTGGACCTGGGGCAATAATTCCTATGGGCAATTAGGCGACGGGACTACTTCACTCCGCACCCTGCCCACCCAGATCGGTATCGGCACCAACTGGTCGGCCGTATCCGCCGGAGAGAATTATACCGTGGCCCTCAAGACCGACGGCACCCTTTACGGCTGGGGCTATAATAATTACGGACAGCTGGGCGACGGCACCAATACCGATAAAACCCTCCCCACCCAGATTACCGGCACCAACTGGATTGCCATCGCGGCCGGCTGGCAGCACACACTGGCGCTTAAAGCCGACGGCACCCTCTGGGCCTGGGGCAATAACAACAAGGGCCAATTGGGCGACGGAACCATCTGGAAAGAATCGCCGGTCCAGGTGAATCAATAAATTCATTAATATTCTGGTTCAAATAAATAAGGGGCGACCAATTAAAGGTCGCCCCTTGTCACTTATCCCTTCTTAGTGCCGGTTCGAGCTTGCCCCATTAGAGACGTACCTCTAACGGGGCAAGAAGAGCGCAAAGCCTGACTCCACAGACTCCACAAACCCTTTAGACTCTTCAGACTCATTCAATATACCCTTTCACCCACACATTCGTGCTACAGAACTGACCCGATTTGGTAATCATCACCTTGATTTGTCTAAGTGCATCTACCGCCAGGGTTGCCTCTTTATAGGCATTCTGGTTCAGGTTGGCGATGTTTTGCCATATAAAGTGCACCGTGCTTGAGCCGAAGTTCATCCCAGCCCTTCTACCGAATACGGTCAATATCTGTTCCATACCCACCGGCACGGACATGGCGTTGAACTGGATTTCTAAGAGCACCGCCTGGGCCGTGGCCGGAATCTGGGTTGACAGGTCCACCAACTGGTCAATATCGGTCATCGAGTTCTCGGAGAACACCAAGGGCTGGCCGGACAACAGGGTCAACTGCATCCCGCCCGCACCGCCGGTGGGCGGAGCAATCCAATTAAACTTGCCGGTGGCCGCATCGAAAGACAGTATTTGTCCGTCCGTAGGCGGGGCGATATTGTAGAGCAATTCGTGGTTGATGGAGCTCAGCGCAATCTTGACCCAATCAACGGCCCGGTCGGCTATCTTCGCATTGGTAACAGCGCCTGTTGCTATCTTTTCGGCGGTTACTGCGTCTCCTGCGATTTCTGCGTTTTCTATTGGCGGAATCAATGGCCGTGTTATGCCTCCGGCTGAGGTCACATACTTAAACTTACCCGTCGCCTGTTCGTAAGAAACCACTTGCCCATCCGCCGGAGCATTGACCGCATCCACCTTGGGCGGGGTTACGGCATTGCTGGACAGTTCCGTGTTACCGACCGCGCCGGCTATCAACTCGCTCGAACCGACCGAGTTAGCCGCTATCTTACCCTGGGTTACAGCATTGTCTGCAATCTTGGGATTGGTGACCGCCCCGTCCACCAGGTCGGCCGTGCCGACTGATTTATCCGCCACCTTGTCCCGAGTGATTGCGCCTGTGGCAATCTTGGCCGTGGTAATGGCATTGTCCGCTATCTTTGGTGCGGTGATGGCCCCGTCCGCAACCTTTTCCGGTGTTATTGCCGAGTTGGCAACTTTATCCGTGGTTACGGCGTTGCCTGCTATCTTGGGCGTGCTGACTGCGCCGTCCGCTATCTCGTCCTTGCCGATAACGCCGTCGGCAATCTTGGCCTTGGTAACCGAGCCGTCCTTGATGTGTTTCTCCGCGATAGCATTATCTGCTATCTTGTCGCCCGTAACCGATTGCGGGCTTAAGTGCTTTGTTTTGATTTCGTTGATTCGGTCTAATAAAGTCCTTGCCATAAAACATCACTCCTTTTGCGTTCCCGAACTTATGGTCCGGGCAGACATACCACCTTTTTCTGCCGAACCTGTAGAAAGCTTGGTTTCGACAGGGCCGGAGATACTCGGTTAATGCCTGACATTGTCTTCGTTGTTGCCATATCCGTTTCATAAATCCTTTTCATAGTGTTGGAGGTTAAGGGCGGTGCCCGCCTGCCGGCGGGCAGGCACTCGCCCCTTCTCCTGTTACATACCTTATGGTATATAAATCTGAACCTCCAGTTTCAGCTGGCCTTCCTCCACGAACCAGACGCAGTAGGACTTATCCGCGGTAATGGTTGATACCCAGTCAGTTGCCTTGAGCGGGTCAGCCATACTCTCCAGATAATCCTTGATACGCTGGTTTTGTGACGCCAGAACGGTAGCGGAATAACCCGATGCCGTAACAGTCACGCCGGTCTGAACCAACAGTTGGGTCAATCCGGTGCGCAGGGTAGCTTTCAGCTTTGCCTTGGCGATGTCGTAAGGACCACCGGCCAGAACGACCGTGCCCTCAGGCATTTGCCCGACAATATGCTGGTATCCGGTCAGCCAATAGCCGACCAGAGATGCCGCCTGCCTACCGTTTGCCTTGCTCCCGGTAAGCCGCAGTACCTTGGGAATGCCTTCCTCCCAGGAGGACTGTTTGGCCTCAACGGATTCCTTGAACCGTTTGGCCTCAACACCGTCAACTTCCTCGAACATCCTATCCAGGTTGTCGTTGTACTTGTTGTAGGCATTCATCAGGTTATCGCGTTGCTTAGTGCGAATATCTTCAGCCGAGAGGTCGCCCTTGGATACGAATCCGGGCGCAACCATTGGCCCGTATTCATCCGCAGATTGAGTTGCTATCAGTTGGCCGAAAGTGCCGTCCGTATCAACCCTTTTCTTGCGCCTCTTGTTGATGGTATCCGCGTTGCCGGTCAGGTCCCGCACCCACTTGGCACCCATATCCGGGTCCGGGGTAATGACCGCAACTATCGATATCCTTGCTTTGCTTTTTATCATTGTTATCACCTCCCTCTCTTAGAGCCAGTTAGCAATTGCCCGGCCAAACGGGCAAGGGCGTTACTGGCTCTTAGATCCCAACAAGCGCAGCTTCGTTGGGACATGCTAAATTCACAACTACGCGTTAACGGTAAGCCCTTGTGCGCTGCAAGAGTTACCGATCTGACTCTAGTGTTAATCCGTGTAATCTGTGGCTTTAAGAAACTCATATATTTCTCCTATAGGAACTATTCCTGCCATAGTAGTTATAAGTTGGTCTTTATAAATCCTGACCCAGACGGCAATCCCGATAACCTCAAAGGTTTTACTATCGTAAACCGGTCCGCCGGAATTACCGGGTAATATAGGGCTGGACACTTCCCAGTAAGCATCCTCAATAACGCTGATGATTCCCTGTGACGGCCGGGGAGGAAGCCCCAGAGAGCAACCGATGGTATAGACAGGCCTGAAAAGGTACGGCTGGTAGCTCTTTGGGGCCAGGGTTGCCGAATAGACTTGTGGAGGGAGAAGGTTCGGCCGTATCCTTATGAGGGCAAGGTCCTTGGTGGTGTCTGTTATCACCACCAAGGCGTTGATTTCTACAGAGTCAGGATAAAAGAATTCAACTGTTACATTGGAGCTGTTCCCCACCACGTGAGCCGCGGTCAAAACCCAGTAGTTTATAGAGTCTTTAGAGTCTAAAGAGTCGCAAGAGTCATTTTCCACGGACCCTTTAGACTCCATAGACTTTTTAGACTCATTAGACTGGATAATAACCCCGGAGCCGGTGGAGTTACCCGTCTTAATCCTGACTGTCGGCCAAAGCATCCGTTCGTATTCGGTTATATAAGGGTTAGGGTCCTGGGGCGGTTGCCGGCTCAAATCAATTATAAGAGCCACCTCGGCACCATCACGGTCACGCAGACCTAATGCCGGGGCCGCCACCAGGACCACTAAAGCGCAGCCTCCTGTAAGGACTATTGCCAAAATCATTATAAGCCATCTTTTCATAAGCCACCTATTACTTTTAGGGCTTTTTAGAGCCAGTTCGAACACAGTGAGTTACTGGCTCTTATCCCGAGTATTCCCGAGGGGGCATCTGCTCCCCTCAATATATATAGTTGCGAGATGGCAAAAGGTGACATTGGAAAATGAGAATTCTTGTTAAATTCTTTGTAAGCTGATTGAGCGGATTAAGCAGAAAAGAGGGGTAGATTACTTGACAACCAATAGGAAATGGTATACTAAAAGCTTAGTAATTGAAGTTGTAGTAGATTTAAAAAGTCAAGCAGATAAAATAATTATATTAGCTATGTTTTGACGTAAGTGAGTTGCTCATAAATTAACACCATGATAAAAAAAATATTAAAGTGGGCGGGTGGCATAATCGCCAGCTTAATCATTCCCTTTATATTTTGGGTGGTATCTCCAAATGAAACCATTTCATTAAAATGGTTTATACCAATATGTGTATTATGCGGTATTTTGATTGTAATCGTAATATACCTGGTCGTAAAAATAAACCAGCCGATTCTTCCCGAAGTTATTCATGGTACAAAATTATCGCCACAGTCTGATTCTGTGTTGTGTATACTTAATCCATCAAAGTTTTTTTCTCATAATATTAAAGTTTCTTGTTACTATAACGATGAGTTTGAGCGACTTATAGCTATAGGGCGTGTTCTAAATATTCAGGAGGATGGAAAAATACAAATATTGCTATCAGAAATTTTACCAGGATATACAGAGGTAACAAAGAAGGTATCCGAGAATAACAAAAGCACTTTAGTTAAGATTATAATAAAACCTACTTTCCCGGCGAATTTTTAGAAGATACATTTACTAAAATAAGGAGTATGACAATGAACGAAAAAACAGATAATCAATCTCAAGAAAAACAAATATATCCTGCAAGTGTTGTTGGGATTCTTGATCATAGTACGTTGGTTATTAATAGAGGTGCTATGCACGGCATAAAACTAAATCAAAGATTCTTAATTTACTCGTTAAGCGCAGAGGAAATAAAGGACCCAAGTACCGGGGAAAACCTAGGTTATTTAGAAATAGTTAAAGGAACAGGCATAGTGATTCACGTTCAAGAAAAGATGGCTACTATAGCATCAGATATGGAAAAAACCGGGGAAAAAACTATAATAAGGCGGAAACCAGTTATTTCTTCTTTCGATATTGCATCCATGTTTGGAGGAGAGCAGGAAACAATAAAAATACCGAATGAAGAGGTTCCATTTAATGATCCTAAAATAGGGGATAGTGCAAAACCAATTTAATAGGATATCTACAAAGTTAATAAATGATATGAAGAAGATAGTTGTATATTTAGGATTCATATGCACCCTCGATATCGTACTTCTATGTGCGACGCGAACAGGCTTCATGCCACCATGGTGGAACACACTAGGTTTGGTTTTGCCATGTGCACTTATTGGTGGTACTGGTGGAGTTGTCTATTGTCTTCGCGGAGTATACCTAAATGCATGTGTCCAAAAGTCATGGAATGATCAATGGCAACCTTGGTATTACATACGACCGATTGTTAGCCATCTATGTGGCGCAGTTAGTTTCCTTTTCCTAAAGGCGGGACTTCTTTTACTTGAAGCACAACCAAAAACACAATCAACAGAATTAGGATTTTTAGCCCTCGCTTTTATTGCAGGACTTAATGTTGACAAGTTCATAACTAAAATTGAAGACATTGCACAAGCTACTTGGGGAATAGAAAAGTCTAGAACGGCTAAGGGGGAAAAATGTGAAAATTCAGGTGTTTGATGTTTTGCATGGTTTTTGCTCATATTTAATTGCAGATAATGGCAATGTAATGCTTTTTGACTGTGGTCATAACGAAGAGACAGGATTTCGTCCTTCTAAATACTTGTCGGCTAATGGTTGTTCTTCAATAGAGCGTTTTTTTATCACTAATTACGATGATGATCACGTGAGCGACCTTGCTAATCTTCGAAAGGTTCTTCCTATCAGTATACTTCACCGTAATAAAA
It includes:
- a CDS encoding serine protease, with protein sequence MKRWLIMILAIVLTGGCALVVLVAAPALGLRDRDGAEVALIIDLSRQPPQDPNPYITEYERMLWPTVRIKTGNSTGSGVIIQSNESKKSMESKGSVENDSCDSLDSKDSINYWVLTAAHVVGNSSNVTVEFFYPDSVEINALVVITDTTKDLALIRIRPNLLPPQVYSATLAPKSYQPYLFRPVYTIGCSLGLPPRPSQGIISVIEDAYWEVSSPILPGNSGGPVYDSKTFEVIGIAVWVRIYKDQLITTMAGIVPIGEIYEFLKATDYTD